Below is a window of Geomonas oryzisoli DNA.
AAAGCTCGTTGTCGAACCGGTGGTAGCAACTGTTGTCAGGGGGGGGGCGCACGGTAACCAGGACCTGGGAACTGTTGATGCCGAGTAACGCGAGCTGTTTTTCGGTTCCAGCGTCGGGGATGAACGAACTGACCGCTATGTCCTCTTTCAGACCTTCGAAACGGTGCAGTATTTCCCCCTGACCGGACTGTTTCGACAACATGGCGGCATCGTAACCGGCAGGGAGGACGACGTCATCTGCCAGGCAGAAGGCGAGGTCAGTCAAAGGGTGATACTCGTAGTCCATGAAGGTGACAAAACGAATTCCGAGAAACTTTGCGGCCAGCCCCTGGGAGTACGAGTTGAAGCTTACGGCAACGTCCGGGCGGTGTTTCCGGGCAAGGCGGGCGAGTTGGAACGTCCTGAGCCAGGTACACTTGAACTTGTCCAGCAGCCGTCCATCCCCGTTTCGCCCCACTACCTCGAATTGAAACCTACAGTGCCGCGCGATTGCGACCGTTTCACTGAAGTCCCGTGAGGTGATGAGGACTTTCTGCCCACGTCTTTTCAGGCTCTCGATGATGGGACGGAAAAAGTACGGGTCGGGCGCAGCGCTCAGATCTATCCAGATCTTCAAGGTGCGGCTCCTTTGACAACAGAATTACCTCCCGCTATCTCAAAAAAAACGGTGCCTCATTCGTGGAGGGACACCGCATGCATATGGAGGTGTCGAAGGAACCATCGGTCCCCTTGAAA
It encodes the following:
- a CDS encoding DUF354 domain-containing protein, which codes for MKIWIDLSAAPDPYFFRPIIESLKRRGQKVLITSRDFSETVAIARHCRFQFEVVGRNGDGRLLDKFKCTWLRTFQLARLARKHRPDVAVSFNSYSQGLAAKFLGIRFVTFMDYEYHPLTDLAFCLADDVVLPAGYDAAMLSKQSGQGEILHRFEGLKEDIAVSSFIPDAGTEKQLALLGINSSQVLVTVRPPPDNSCYHRFDNELFYQVLSFVAGRPKVKILYLPRNGTQLEKAKALRLENLVPLPFFMDGHQLVYHSDLVISAGGSMNREAVALGIPAYTTFKGRMAGVDKVLIESGQLKQIRSPHDFPNIAVQKCRNRRPLHGNPALVERFTDIICTNGS